One genomic window of Cydia splendana chromosome 16, ilCydSple1.2, whole genome shotgun sequence includes the following:
- the LOC134798023 gene encoding uncharacterized protein LOC134798023 — MELDYIGYAAFHVPGSKKSPYLELLRVTFKRLREVGIKSAVNFRYEARKPSCKESVAMFSSVGITEMRPVLIFMAYGVALSVAVTAAELLVFHA; from the exons ATGGAACTTGACTACATAGGTTACGCTGCCTTCCACGTGCCGGGCAGCAAGAAATCACCGTATTTAGAGCTGTTGAGAGTCAC TTTCAAACGGTTGCGAGAGGTGGGCATCAAATCCGCAGTAAACTTCCGCTATGAAGCGCGCAAGCCGTCATGCAAG GAATCAGTCGCAATGTTCAGCAGCGTGGGCATAACGGAGATGCGTCCCGTGTTGATATTCATGGCGTACGGCGTAGCGCTGAGCGTAGCCGTCACCGCGGCCGAGCTGCTCGTGTTCCATGCGTAA
- the LOC134797917 gene encoding uncharacterized protein LOC134797917 isoform X1, whose amino-acid sequence MYYQCCVCKTLRKDAFTLYRFPSTEKRLIMWLKCLETNGFGNMSPEQVRKAFICEKHFEQRFVSASTRRLNAKAYPSLFSQDEINSGIPSHENAENMDPLKEHAYVRKSHDDHTYCQQVPQKASPAIPSTSGVKSTAVGHTPKQTMAVSIATEPVPTTSDIEKETMPELCSSFITELVVAEKVTACISPSVQSHNEAVFVTTAEAAIKQSNAEEQQILPEANIPECVAVEEVTSTNSPREQSQVQSVVEVKVQSAKRPQKQRKRLIGKLMNLTPTGRMIYDEYKKSKRQADFYHRAKRALKFNKEKSFQELTKDMNPYAKTILKMQINLCNKNKKGRRFSLEEKLIALSIMKQSPKCYRFLHKIFILPSRSTLNKMVAGLKIESGICPQVFEVIRREVCIYVIKS is encoded by the exons ATGTATTATCAGTGCTGTGTGTGTAAAACTCTGCGAAAGGACGCTTTTACTTTGTACCGTTTTCCTAGTACTGAGAAAAGACTCATTATGTGGTTGAAGTGTTTGGAAACAAATGGTTTTGGAAATATGTCGCCGGAGCAAGTTCGAAAAGCTTTTATTTGTGAGAAACACTTCGAACAGCGGTTTGTTTCGGCATCGACACGGCGTCTCAACGCGAAGGCTTATCCTTCGTTATTCAGTCAAGATGAGATTAACAGTGGGATCCCATCTCATGAAAATGCCG AAAACATGGATCCGCTGAAAGAACATGCATATGTTCGTAAATCACATGACGACCACACATACTGTCAACAAGTGCCTCAAAAag cGTCTCCTGCCATTCCATCCACATCGGGGGTTAAATCAACCGCAGTGGGCCATACACCAAAACAGACTATGG CCGTTTCTATAGCCACAGAACCTGTCCCGACAACTTCAGACATTGAAAAGGAGACCATGCCCGAACTATGCAGCAGCTTTATTACAGAACTTGTTGTAGCTGAGAAGGTTACAGCTTGTATTTCACCTAGTGTACAGTCACACAATGAAG CAGTCTTTGTAACAACTGCTGAAGCTGCAATCAAACAATCAAATGCTGAAGAGCAGCAGATTTTGCCAGAAGCAAATATTCCAGAATGTGTTGCGGTTGAGGAGGTTACCTCTACCAATTCACCAAGGGAACAGTCTCAAGTTCAAA GTGTTGTTGAAGTTAAAGTTCAAAGTGCGAAAAGGCCACAGAAGCAGAGGAAACGATTGATTGGGAAATTAATGAACCTGACACCAACGGGCCGAATGATATACgacgaatataaaaaatctaaacgTCAGGCAGATTTTTACCACAGGGCTAAGAGGGCCTTGAAATTCAACAAAGAGAAATCCTTTCAAGAATTGACAAAAGACATGAATCCGTATGCgaaaactattttgaaaatgcaaatcaacctttgcaataaaaataagaaagggCGTCGATTTTCATTGGAAGAAAAACTAATAGCACTGTCGATAATGAAACAAAGCCCTAAGTGCTATAGGTTCCTGCACAAAATTTTTATCCTGCCGTCGCGATCGACTCTAAATAAAATGGTTGCAGGACTTAAGATCGAGTCTGGGATTTGTCCTCAAGTATTTGAAGTAATAAGAAGAGAGGTATGTATCTACGTCATAAAATCTTAG
- the LOC134797917 gene encoding uncharacterized protein LOC134797917 isoform X2 has translation MYYQCCVCKTLRKDAFTLYRFPSTEKRLIMWLKCLETNGFGNMSPEQVRKAFICEKHFEQRFVSASTRRLNAKAYPSLFSQDEINSGIPSHENAENMDPLKEHAYVRKSHDDHTYCQQVPQKASPAIPSTSGVKSTAVGHTPKQTMAVSIATEPVPTTSDIEKETMPELCSSFITELVVAEKVTACISPSVQSHNEVFVTTAEAAIKQSNAEEQQILPEANIPECVAVEEVTSTNSPREQSQVQSVVEVKVQSAKRPQKQRKRLIGKLMNLTPTGRMIYDEYKKSKRQADFYHRAKRALKFNKEKSFQELTKDMNPYAKTILKMQINLCNKNKKGRRFSLEEKLIALSIMKQSPKCYRFLHKIFILPSRSTLNKMVAGLKIESGICPQVFEVIRREVCIYVIKS, from the exons ATGTATTATCAGTGCTGTGTGTGTAAAACTCTGCGAAAGGACGCTTTTACTTTGTACCGTTTTCCTAGTACTGAGAAAAGACTCATTATGTGGTTGAAGTGTTTGGAAACAAATGGTTTTGGAAATATGTCGCCGGAGCAAGTTCGAAAAGCTTTTATTTGTGAGAAACACTTCGAACAGCGGTTTGTTTCGGCATCGACACGGCGTCTCAACGCGAAGGCTTATCCTTCGTTATTCAGTCAAGATGAGATTAACAGTGGGATCCCATCTCATGAAAATGCCG AAAACATGGATCCGCTGAAAGAACATGCATATGTTCGTAAATCACATGACGACCACACATACTGTCAACAAGTGCCTCAAAAag cGTCTCCTGCCATTCCATCCACATCGGGGGTTAAATCAACCGCAGTGGGCCATACACCAAAACAGACTATGG CCGTTTCTATAGCCACAGAACCTGTCCCGACAACTTCAGACATTGAAAAGGAGACCATGCCCGAACTATGCAGCAGCTTTATTACAGAACTTGTTGTAGCTGAGAAGGTTACAGCTTGTATTTCACCTAGTGTACAGTCACACAATGAAG TCTTTGTAACAACTGCTGAAGCTGCAATCAAACAATCAAATGCTGAAGAGCAGCAGATTTTGCCAGAAGCAAATATTCCAGAATGTGTTGCGGTTGAGGAGGTTACCTCTACCAATTCACCAAGGGAACAGTCTCAAGTTCAAA GTGTTGTTGAAGTTAAAGTTCAAAGTGCGAAAAGGCCACAGAAGCAGAGGAAACGATTGATTGGGAAATTAATGAACCTGACACCAACGGGCCGAATGATATACgacgaatataaaaaatctaaacgTCAGGCAGATTTTTACCACAGGGCTAAGAGGGCCTTGAAATTCAACAAAGAGAAATCCTTTCAAGAATTGACAAAAGACATGAATCCGTATGCgaaaactattttgaaaatgcaaatcaacctttgcaataaaaataagaaagggCGTCGATTTTCATTGGAAGAAAAACTAATAGCACTGTCGATAATGAAACAAAGCCCTAAGTGCTATAGGTTCCTGCACAAAATTTTTATCCTGCCGTCGCGATCGACTCTAAATAAAATGGTTGCAGGACTTAAGATCGAGTCTGGGATTTGTCCTCAAGTATTTGAAGTAATAAGAAGAGAGGTATGTATCTACGTCATAAAATCTTAG
- the LOC134797918 gene encoding uncharacterized protein LOC134797918: MFLTLIYVFKFQTEKWSYKKKLCSVIFDEMSLEAGLSYDKNKDKINGLVELGERKNDFADHALVFMLRGAVHKWQQPIAFYFCQGATKGTELKSILVDIITAVVGCGLKPISLICDQGSAFQAALNCLKADTARDQLLTNQEPDGTVTINEVKLMVIFDPPHLIKGLRNNFLNKDISFEGKLSTWRDIVDVYETDCNNMETRMLHKLNDQHVIPEKIKKMKVKNCVKVFSYTLSSALSYTANFSHYADGRPVSETLRNTAETVLFFDKLFDSINGSATYSQKKGKELRCAVTEKSKHHEFWPESIEKLEKIKYVDSKGNPKSVPSLKNFIATVKTFMKLWQFFKSKNMTIMRPRFFNSDPIENFFGQVRAYNYRNNDPNCHSFKNTFKSLLITRMIKFHGDAYNCEDDSADQIINLKSLFEDSETARVEPGHPKVGDVEDTVEEAQREQLNVLHSRAYTAGWVVTKTMQKYNNQCDSCRKSLTTKEGAIHKWIHQREYDAATKRLTYPSRGAVRCFGTIIKETNGFLEHRAHELNLTAKIMEKILFNNPFSFFKCTTHREILSYFISVTVKFSITNWCNNINKILKGTDIVRIKNRTLPAMQQKAFLKYKKRLRNKSFNK; the protein is encoded by the exons atgtttttaacgcttatctatgtatttaaatttcaGACCGAAAAATGgagctacaaaaaaaaactgtgttcAGTCATATTTGACGAAATGTCTTTAGAGGCTGGCTTGTCTTATGACAAAAACAAAGATAAAATTAATGGGTTAGTAGAGCTTGGCGAGAGAAAAAATGATTTCGCTGATCATGCCCTCGTGTTTATGTTGAGAGGAGCTGTCCACAAGTGGCAGCAGCCAATAGCCTTTTATTTTTGCCAAGGCGCTACTAAAGGCACAGAATTAAAAAGTATACTCGTGGATATTATCACAGCGGTTGTAGGATGCGGGTTAAAGCCGATATCCCTTATTTGCGACCAAGGGTCAGCTTTCCAAGCGGCTCTAAATTGCCTGAAGGCTGACACAGCGCGTGACCAATTACTGACAAATCAGGAACCAG ATGGCACAGTAACAATAAACGAAGTCAAACTGATGGTTATATTCGACCCTCCTCATCTTATTAAAGGATTGAGAAATAATTTTTTGAATAAAGACATTTCCTTTGAAGGAAAATTATCCACATGGAGAGACATCGTGGATGTATACGAAACGGACTGCAATAATATGGAAACAAGAATGCTGCATAAGTTAAATGACCAGCATGTGATacctgaaaaaattaaaaagatgaAG GTCAAGAACTGTGTAAAAGTATTTAGTTACACACTGTCTTCGGCTCTATCTTACACAGCCAACTTCt CTCACTATGCGGACGGCAGACCTGTGAGTGAAACATTAAGAAACACTGCTGAAACAGTTTTGTTCTTTGATAAATTGTTTGATAGCATCAACGGATCAGCAACCTATTCACAAAAGAAAGGAAAAGAGCTACGCTGTGCAGTGACAGAAAAATCTAAGCACCATGAATTTTGGCCGGAGAGCATCGAGaaactggaaaaaattaaatatgtagattCCAAGGGAAATCCGAAATCCGTGCCTTccttaaaaaactttattgccACGGTAAAAACATTCATGAAGCTGTGGCAGTtttttaagagcaaaaatatgacaataatgCGCCCAAGGTTCTTCAATTCAGATCCAATTGAAAACTTCTTTGGCCAAGTCAGGGCCTATAATTATAGGAACAACGACCCCAACTGCCACAGTTTCAAGAACACCTTTAAATCATTATTGATTACTAGAATGATAAAGTTTCATGGTGACGCTTATAATTGTGAGGATGACTCGGCAgaccaaataattaatttaaaatcattatttgaagatAGTGAAACTGCTAGGGTCGAGCCGGGTCATCCCAAAGTAGGAGATGTAGAAGATACTGTAGAAGAGGCCCAACGGGAGCAACTAAATGTTCTCCATTCGCGAGCGTACACTGCTGGATGGGTggtaacaaaaacaatgcagaaatataataatcaatgtGACAGTTGCAGAAAAAGCCTTACTACTAAAGAAGGCGCAATCCACAAATGGATTCATCAAAGAGAGTATGATGCCGCCACGAAACGCCTTACTTACCCATCCAGAGGTGCTGTTCGGTGTTTCGGTACAATTATTAAAGAAACAAACGGATTCTTGGAACACCGAGCCCATGAATTAAATCTGACGgccaaaattatggaaaaaattTTGTTCAACAATCCATTTAGTTTCTTTAAATGTACCACACACCGTGaaattttgtcatattttatttccgTGACAGTAAAGTTCTCGATTACAAATtggtgcaataacattaataaaatattaaaaggaaCGGATATTGTGCGGATAAAAAACCGCACTTTGCCTGCGATGCAGCAGAAagcttttttaaaatataagaaaagacTGAGGAATAAatcgtttaataaataa